Proteins found in one Archaeoglobus neptunius genomic segment:
- a CDS encoding 2-hydroxyacyl-CoA dehydratase subunit D: MNVGYLCTYTPKELIDAAGFTPVRIFAGGEQISLASAHIQSYACSQARGSFERALRGELDIQAVVFTRCCDTLMRLADIWERNTEMKVYNLEFPTRIDSMSKEYYFRELHDLVEVLKNWGGEVTTDSLNDSLKLYSELEEKLKRLFEIKPDYEVVRRVQEMNVRDAIKLVDERLKVAEKSAGRPRVLIIGSVCPFVEVYRLFEDAGFALKDDICTGTRFFTFNTPLREIESIEDGLRFLVEKYFNKAPCPTKHFPSDERFNYVLEMAKDCDGVVFLLLKFCEPQFYDYPQLREELEKMGKSVMLLELEFPIASYEQLRTRIEAFYEVIA; this comes from the coding sequence ATGAACGTTGGATATCTCTGCACTTACACACCTAAGGAGCTGATTGATGCTGCTGGCTTTACTCCCGTAAGAATTTTTGCCGGTGGCGAGCAGATCAGTCTTGCTTCCGCCCACATTCAGAGTTACGCCTGTTCTCAGGCAAGAGGGAGTTTTGAAAGAGCACTGAGAGGGGAGCTGGACATACAGGCAGTGGTGTTTACGAGGTGCTGCGACACCCTCATGAGGCTGGCAGACATATGGGAGAGAAACACAGAAATGAAGGTCTACAACCTTGAATTTCCAACAAGGATTGATAGCATGAGCAAGGAGTACTATTTCAGGGAGCTACACGACCTGGTGGAAGTTTTAAAAAACTGGGGTGGAGAGGTCACAACTGACAGTCTGAATGACAGTTTAAAGCTTTACTCTGAGCTTGAGGAAAAGCTAAAAAGGCTGTTCGAGATCAAACCTGATTACGAGGTGGTGAGAAGAGTTCAGGAAATGAACGTCAGAGATGCCATAAAACTTGTTGATGAGAGGTTAAAGGTGGCGGAAAAATCTGCCGGGAGACCCAGAGTTCTGATTATTGGCAGTGTCTGTCCCTTTGTAGAGGTTTACAGGCTTTTTGAAGATGCAGGTTTTGCTTTAAAAGATGACATCTGCACGGGAACGAGGTTCTTCACCTTCAACACACCTCTGAGGGAAATTGAAAGCATCGAGGATGGTTTGAGGTTTCTGGTGGAAAAGTACTTCAATAAAGCCCCCTGTCCAACGAAACACTTTCCCAGCGACGAAAGATTTAACTACGTCCTTGAGATGGCGAAAGACTGCGACGGTGTTGTTTTCCTGCTTCTTAAGTTCTGCGAGCCCCAGTTCTACGACTATCCGCAGCTCAGGGAAGAGCTTGAGAAGATGGGCAAGAGTGTCATGCTGCTGGAACTGGAGTTTCCCATAGCATCATACGAACAGCTAAGGACCAGGATTGAGGCGTTCTACGAGGTGATAGCATGA
- the albA gene encoding DNA-binding protein Alba — translation MAEQVVYVGNKPVMNYVLATLTQLNEGATEVVIKARGRAISRAVDVAEIVRNRFMPGVQVKEIKIDTEELESEQGRRSNVSTIEIVLAK, via the coding sequence ATGGCTGAACAGGTAGTCTATGTCGGAAACAAACCCGTAATGAACTACGTGCTCGCAACACTGACCCAGTTGAACGAGGGCGCCACAGAGGTCGTGATCAAGGCGAGAGGTAGAGCTATCAGCAGGGCTGTTGATGTAGCAGAGATCGTCAGGAACAGATTCATGCCTGGAGTTCAGGTAAAGGAGATTAAGATAGACACGGAAGAGCTCGAATCTGAGCAGGGCAGAAGATCGAACGTCTCCACAATTGAGATTGTCCTTGCAAAGTAA
- the pheS gene encoding phenylalanine--tRNA ligase subunit alpha: MLSKIEIMLLKSLDTGKIYTPEEAAEIAGMSRDAVLKAAYLLQDKGYVRITEKSEVRFKVTDEGEKYCREGLPEEKLASLIKEGVESIDELREKLGREFQIGLGWLRKKGLVKIEKGKIKLVKEPAFEEKEILKMIKEGRALKTDVVKPLERRKLVGRDELKKVLIEIVKKPEIELLDIITDLTPEMLLNGSWKGKEFLKYDVSIPSKEIYGGKIHPYERIIEECRKVFLEMGFKEIKGHYVQPAFWNFDALFQPQDHPARDMQDTFYLDRYVDLEGDIVEKVRQTHENGWTTGSTGWGGEWSLEKARQLVLRTHTTAITIHYLAENPDPPQKAFCIDRVYRRETIDATHLPEFDQLEGVVLDRDVGFRHLLGLLKEFFTKMGFEDVRFRPGYFPYTEPSVEPEVYVEGLGWVELGGAGIFRKEVTEPLGIRGKVLAWGLGIGRLAMLKIGLKDLRRLYLPDLGWLRTFPASKK; the protein is encoded by the coding sequence ATGCTTTCAAAAATCGAAATCATGCTTCTTAAGTCGCTGGATACGGGGAAAATATACACACCCGAAGAGGCTGCTGAAATAGCAGGAATGAGCAGGGATGCTGTATTGAAGGCCGCATATCTTCTTCAGGATAAGGGTTATGTAAGGATAACTGAAAAATCTGAAGTCAGATTTAAAGTGACCGATGAGGGTGAAAAATACTGCAGAGAGGGTCTGCCAGAGGAAAAGCTGGCTTCACTCATTAAAGAGGGTGTTGAAAGTATTGACGAGCTTAGAGAAAAACTGGGAAGAGAATTTCAGATAGGACTGGGATGGCTGAGAAAAAAAGGTTTGGTCAAGATTGAGAAGGGCAAAATAAAACTGGTAAAGGAGCCTGCTTTTGAAGAAAAGGAAATTCTGAAGATGATAAAAGAAGGCAGAGCCCTTAAAACTGATGTCGTTAAGCCTCTGGAGAGAAGAAAGCTTGTTGGTAGAGATGAGCTGAAAAAGGTTTTAATTGAGATAGTTAAAAAACCGGAAATAGAGCTTCTGGATATAATAACCGACCTAACACCGGAAATGCTTCTGAATGGTAGCTGGAAAGGCAAGGAATTCTTGAAATATGACGTTTCAATCCCGTCGAAGGAAATTTACGGGGGAAAGATTCACCCATACGAGAGAATAATTGAAGAGTGCAGGAAGGTCTTTCTTGAAATGGGTTTCAAAGAAATTAAAGGCCACTACGTCCAGCCGGCTTTCTGGAATTTCGACGCCCTCTTCCAGCCTCAGGATCATCCCGCAAGAGACATGCAGGACACATTTTACCTCGATCGCTATGTCGATCTTGAAGGAGATATCGTCGAAAAAGTCAGGCAGACGCATGAAAATGGCTGGACCACAGGATCAACTGGCTGGGGTGGAGAGTGGAGTCTTGAAAAGGCCAGACAGCTCGTCCTGAGAACTCACACCACGGCGATAACCATTCATTATCTGGCAGAGAATCCCGATCCGCCCCAGAAGGCATTCTGCATCGATAGAGTTTACAGAAGAGAGACCATTGACGCCACCCACCTTCCTGAATTCGACCAGCTCGAAGGGGTCGTTCTAGACAGAGACGTGGGATTCAGGCATCTGCTCGGATTGCTTAAAGAATTCTTCACAAAGATGGGGTTTGAAGATGTCCGATTCAGGCCGGGATACTTCCCGTACACAGAGCCCAGCGTGGAGCCGGAAGTTTATGTTGAGGGGCTTGGATGGGTTGAGCTCGGCGGTGCAGGAATTTTCAGGAAGGAAGTTACAGAACCTCTCGGGATAAGGGGGAAGGTTCTTGCATGGGGTTTGGGTATAGGAAGGCTGGCCATGCTTAAAATAGGTCTGAAAGATCTCAGAAGACTGTATCTGCCTGATCTGGGATGGTTGAGGACTTTTCCAGCATCAAAGAAATAA